CAGCGGCGCTCCAGCCGCATGCGGCCACGGGACAGCGCAGACCGATGAGAATTAGACTAGAGTTCTAGAATTACAAAAGACTCCGTGTTCCGAATCGTGGTCATCTTGCCACACGTGACGATAGCGCGATCACAGACTTCACCAGCAGGCCGCGCTCCATCCGCAGCACTCTAAACCAGTCAGAACCAGGCCAGGGACCTGCGGGCTGCGGCATTGGAGCGCACACAGCTGTGACAGAGAGGATGAACGCAGGTCTGTGGGAGGAGCTGCACTGCCAAGGAGCCAGTGTCACATGACAGGAGAGCTGAAACCTCACCAAAGATGTGCAACtgaccaataaaataaaaatactgggGGGGTGGTGATCCCTGAACCATCCACCCTGCTGGACTGTCCACCTGCAGACCGTTTCCACTGCACTTCTCCCCTGGACACGAGAGCCAGTCATACCAGGCATtgacacccacccacacactaCTGGCATCACCTGAAGCCTCACTCCTGCACTGAGCGGTGGTCTTTAATAAGTGGTCTCTGGATCTTTAATAAAGACTGGTTCAGCACCAGGCCTGGCTGTGCTGTGGTGTCCCTGGAGatgtgcaccccccccccccttaaacaaacaaacactgtctCAATGCAGACTGGAatcatttattgtttgttacagATTGAATTGTAGTAAAACGAGCAGCAGACCCAACTCGAGAGGgtgagggggaggggcagggttGGTCTAGAACCTCAAACCCAGTTTTGTGCCCGAGGGGGACTGCGGACTTGGGGGCCTAGCTGCTGTCTTCCTTGCCCAGGGTGTGCTTGTCGAACAGGTACTCCGCCAGCCCGTTGCTGGGCGCACCCATGCGGCGCAGGTTGGTCACCCAGTCGGCCAGCTCCTTGATGGACCGCACCTGCTCGTCCAGGTAGTGCGTCTCCAGGAAGTCACACatctgcagagagagggggTCAGTacgagtgagtgtgtgggggcATCCAGCGCGTTGGAGCGTTAAGCATGTGTGGCGGCTCACTCACATGGGGGTCGTTACGCTCGGAGGACACCTTGTGCAGGTCCAGCAGGGACTGGTTGACGCTCTTCTCCAGCTGCAGCGCACACTCCAGTGCCTCCAGCCCGCTGCCCCACTCGTCACGCTCTGGCTTCTACAGACAGCATCAGGACCACAGCATCAGGATCAAGCCA
The genomic region above belongs to Amia ocellicauda isolate fAmiCal2 chromosome 4, fAmiCal2.hap1, whole genome shotgun sequence and contains:
- the LOC136747493 gene encoding ferritin, heavy subunit, coding for MSSQIRQNFHQDCEAAINRQINLELYASYVYLSMSYYFDRDDVSLHNFSRFFKKQSHEEREHAEKLMGLQNRRGGKIFLQDIRKPERDEWGSGLEALECALQLEKSVNQSLLDLHKVSSERNDPHMCDFLETHYLDEQVRSIKELADWVTNLRRMGAPSNGLAEYLFDKHTLGKEDSS